A window of the Rhizobium brockwellii genome harbors these coding sequences:
- the secG gene encoding preprotein translocase subunit SecG, which yields MQTVLIVIHLMIVLALVGVVLIQRSEGGGLGIGGGSGFMSARGTANALTRTTAILATLFFLTSLGLGILTRYEGRPSDILDRIPATGGQGNGILDSLGGGAQAPATQPAGNGVPSSGAATPAPQAPAAQTPATTAPATQAPAATAPSTTAPAATAPAAPAAPAPAQPSGVPTGQ from the coding sequence ATGCAGACCGTATTGATTGTCATCCATCTCATGATCGTGCTCGCCCTTGTCGGCGTCGTGCTCATTCAGCGCTCGGAAGGCGGCGGCCTCGGCATCGGCGGCGGTTCCGGCTTCATGTCGGCCCGCGGCACGGCCAATGCGCTGACGCGCACCACCGCGATCCTTGCGACGCTGTTTTTCCTGACCTCGCTCGGCCTCGGCATCCTGACGCGTTACGAGGGTCGTCCGAGCGACATTCTCGATCGCATTCCGGCAACAGGCGGCCAGGGCAACGGCATTCTCGATTCGCTCGGCGGTGGCGCACAGGCTCCGGCGACCCAGCCGGCCGGTAACGGCGTTCCGAGCAGCGGGGCGGCGACGCCCGCACCGCAGGCTCCCGCCGCTCAAACGCCGGCAACGACTGCTCCAGCAACTCAGGCCCCGGCGGCCACCGCGCCTTCAACGACTGCTCCAGCAGCGACTGCGCCCGCAGCTCCGGCCGCACCGGCACCGGCTCAGCCCTCCGGCGTCCCGACGGGACAGTAA